ATTTTAAAGTACCCCCTAAACGAGAATTTTATCTTTCCATGAAAATTAAATGTAATACTTTTGTTATATTTACGAAAGGAATTTGCAAGATATATAAATTAGTATTTGTTTATTGATATATAAATATTTCTATTAATCTTTATATGAAAGGAAAATAAAAAAAATGACCCAAAAGAAAAAAACTAAAACATTCGTACAAACTTTAGCATTGGCTACCACTATTGTTGGTGGATCTTTAGCATTTAACGCTTCATTTGTACACGCAGATGCTTTACCAAAAGTTGAAGATATAGGACAAGGCGCGAAAATTATGCATAGTCTAGATTCAACTTATAATGCTGACGCAAACATAAAAAATTCAATAAAAGTTTCATTTATTGATGATCCAAATACTGATAAAAAATATGCAATCGTTTTTACAGAAGGAAGTAATATTGCTTCAAGTTTTCTGCGTAGCCCTGAAACACCATCTGCAGCTTCGTTGACTTGGCCATCTGTTTTTAAAACAGGGTTAGAAATTACAAGTAATGACAATGCAAAATTTTATAAAGTTGCACCTAAAAATGAAATTGAATCAAAAACAGTATCTTCTACAGTTTCATACAATGTAGGCGGAGGTTTAGAGATTAAACCAGAAGGTCCATCATCATCTGCATCAGCCGGTGCATCTTGGTCTAATACTATATCATATGAACAACCAGACTATAAAACGTTTGTAACAAATAACACAGATAAAAAAGTAGATTGGAATGTAGAATTTAATCAATTTTATAATAAAGGATATGGACCTTATAATAGAGATTCGGGTGGTTTTTATGGTAATGAACTATTTATGAACTCACGTACCGATCCATTGATTAATGCGGGAGATAATTTCACATCAGACAGTCAACTTCCAGCTCTAGTAAGATATGGTTTTCAGCCAAGTACAATGGCAATTATAATTGCAGATAAAAATGCAACTACAACGGATTTATCTGTAAAACATGCTAGAGAAAACGATGTGTATCTCTTAACTTATAATCCTATAAAAGGTTGGACAGGAGAAAATCACAAAAATTCTACGTATGGCAACCATGGAACTATAGATAATTATAAACTTGATTGGAAAAACAATAAAATTATTCACCAAAGTTCTGGGCTACAATCGAATTAACAACAAATTTTTATCTATAATAGTTAAACCTATTCCAATACTGGAATAGGTTTTTTACTTAATATCTGAATGTAAACTTTTGAATATTAGTTTACTTTCAAAAGATATGTAGCATCATTTAATGAACAATACTATTTTTCCCTGTAGGTAGCCTGTTTGATTCAGTTTTAGTGTTTTTTTGCAGAACAATTCTTCCCATTGCTATAAAAATAGTAATAATTGAAATGAAAAGAAGAATATTCATATCATGTGATAGATCTGTCCCTCCAAAAATCACTGTATAATATCCATCAGATACATAAGTTGCAGGGAAATAAGAACCTACAATTTGATAAAAATCTGATAGCATCGCTTTTGGAACAATTACTCCAAAAGTAACTAATTGTAATGAAAGTGAAATAATATTAAACACCATACCAGCAGGACCAAATAGAACTACAAACATTTGTGTTACGCTTAAGAAAGAAAAGAAGACAAGAGTTTGGAACATCCATGTCTCAAACAAGTTTGTATTCAATTTAATATCAAACAAGGACATAAATAATATAGTGACAAAAGCTAAAATAACAGATGCGACAATATTAATAAATTGTCTTGTTAAAAATATAGACCATTTGCCGTGAATTGTTTTTAATTGCGTTGCAACAGTATTAAGATTTAAACTCATAATCATAGCACCAACCCATGATGCAAGAACTATCAATAATGGAAGCATGGTTGCTGCAAAACCCTCTGTATTGTTTGTTTTTTTGACAGATGATTGAACAGAATCAATGTTTAACGAATTCAAAACTTTTGTGACATTTGCTGATAACTTTTGAGCCAACTCTTCTGATGGTATCGTTGTACTTAGTTCTTTAGGTAGATTAGAAAGAATAAGTTTTTGTTTATAAGTATATACATTTTTATTAATTGTTTGCGTAATATCCTTTGTTGCTCCTGCCATGACCTGTTTTGTCAGAGATGAATTCGCTTGATTGATAAAATACTTAATCTCTGTATTATTCTTTTCTTTCAATAGACTTGAGAAATTCGCAGGAATTTGTATAACCATATCTAAATTGCGCTCATCCATATCTTCTTTGGCGTTTACTACAGAACCGTAGCTTTTAACTTTAAAAGGTAGATTTTTCTTTAAGTTTTTTTCAATGGTTGCTCCCATTTGCTCATCCTCATTGACTAATCCAATTTTTAATTGATCTACCCGATCAGTAACACCATCGTATGCAGTCATCCATACACAGAAGAAAATTAATAGAAAAGCAACCGCAGTTGCAATTCCAATAAAGGTTTCACGATATTTAAAGAAATTTTTTAAGGTTTTCATTTTTATGCTCCTTCTTTTTCTTATTGAAGCAAGTACTTACTTGCTTCGAGTGTGAAAAAAGAACTAGGGAGTTAACCCCCTAGAAAAAAGTTGAACACTATGCTTTAAAAACATCTCTTTTGAATTTAAAAGTATATCGTCACCAAAACGAGAATTAGAAAGAAAGTAACCGAAATTCATCCAAATAAAATTCATAGCCTGAGCTTCCATATCAATTTCAATGAGCTTCCCTCTTTTATTCATCTCAATAAAATACGAAACTAAACCTTCTTTTAATTGTTTAGGAATTAATGCAATCGTTTCATTAAGTTCTGGAAACATTTCAGCTTCTCTAAAACTAATCAAAATCAAATCCTTCATCTTTTCTATGTATGCATGATATCCCTCTGCAATATGTAACAAATCATGTTCAAGATCCCAAGTCATTTCTTCATGCATTAATTTATCTAGCGTTACATTTCGTGATAAGGATTCAATAGCTTTTTCCATAATCATCTTTTTGCTTCCGAAATTCCGAAAAATAGTTACTTCATTTACACCAGCTAGTTCTGAAATAGAACGAGTTGTTGTCCCCTTATATCCATAAATGCGGAATAATTCTAAGAAAGCCTCGATAATACGTTCTGATGTGTTTGTCATTTCATTCATATTTCATCCAACCTTCAACTAATCTTTGTTCAACTTTAAAACCCCGAAGCAAGTATTCACTTGCATTCATAGAGTAAATCAAAAATATAAAAAAGTCAATTTTTTCCCTTTAAAAAATATTCTACGTAAAAAAACTAGAATAACCGGTCTCTTTTTGTTATTCACCAATGTAAATTTTAGGGTAAAAGTTTACTTTCATGAATGATAAAAAGGTCTAATTATTTAAGGTTAATTTAAGGTGGATTTTATAGGTATTTTCAGTTTATATATTATAATTATGATATTAAGTTATATTTATAGAGTTGTTACAAAGTGAACTATATAAAAGGAGATGGGATAAGTGAAAACACATGAATTAATTACTGAGATACAAGATGGTTATAATAGTGATCCTAGTCAAGATGCTCAAGTTTTTATTTTATTTAGCCTTTTATTATTAGTATTTAAGTTTTTAAGACCGACAAATTAGTGTAATATAATCGTTCTTTGCAATTAACTCATGATATAGCAAAAATTTTAGAAACAACTATTGATGAAATATTTATATTTGAAGATTAGATAAACGAAAAAAGAGTCCTATTAATTTAGGACTTTTTTTCGTTTTGGGGTAATTCTGAATTCTTAAGTTGATGGCAATGGGTCACCATATCATTTCGGGAAAATTGTACGTTTAGACACATTTTCGACAAAACTATCTATTTTTTCTCTTTAAGAAATAGATAGTTTTTTTATTTCTATACATCAGTTGGATAGTGTTTGTTGCCTAGACTTTGATTGAAAACATAATACTCATTACACCTTACAACATTGTAAGGCAAATGTAAGAATAATACATGTCTTCTTTAAAACATAATAGCTAAACTAACAATATATGGATCAACTTGAGATTACATTTGGGACTAATTGTAAGGAGTGGGACAATTGAAAACGGTATTATCGGTGCAACACCTAACGAAAGAAATCAAGGGCAAGTTGATTGTGCAAGACATATCGTTCGATGTGGTAGAGGGAGAGATTATTGGACTACTTGGTGCGAACGGAGCGGGCAAGACAACCACGATGAAGATGATAGTTGGTCTAAGCACAATAAGTGCCGGGGACGTGCATATTGCAGGTTACAGTATTAAGAGTCAGTTTTCTAAAGCACTCTTCAATGTAGGGGCAGTGATTGAAGCGCCTGCTTTCTATCCTTATTTGAGTGGGTACGAAAATTTACGTCAATATCAGCGTTTGCACAAAAATGTGAGCAAGGATTGGTTGCTGGAGGTAGCCAGTCTGACCGGGATAGAACATGCGCTTAAGCAGCGAGTAGGCACGTACTCCATGGGAATGAAACAACGCTTGGGAATTGCACAAGCACTACTGCGAAAGCCAAAGTTGCTTGTGTTAGATGAGCCGATGAATGCACTTGATCCTGCTGGTGTCCGTGAAACCCGGAACTATTTAAATAGAATTGCAGCAGATTTGGGCGTAGCAATTGTGATCTCCAGTCATCAACTGTCTGAGATTGAGCAGATGGCACGCCGAGTGGTTATTATGCAAAATGGCTGCTTAGTGACAGAGCAGCGGATTGATGATGGGTTAAATGATGGAGAATTCTGTATTACTCTTCACATTGATAATATTGAGCTTACAAGCGAAGTTTTGATTAACTTGTTTGGGGATGATCATCATGCGTTGGGTTATATGCAGACAGAGAAATTATCTAACGGTTTGCATACTATGACAGTAGCTATTGATGAAGGTCAAGTTCCAAAGCTGATTCGATCATTGTGTGATGCCGGGGTGGAAGTTCATCGGGTGTTGTCGGCACATACGAGTTTAGAGGATAAGTTTTTAAAATGGACAACTGCGCGCGGTGAGGTGAGTTAAGTTGTTATGGAATGAATGTTTGAAGATAGTGAATAAAAGAATCTTTATTCTTTCACACATTGGTTTTATTGTGATGACGGTACTGTTCTCTTGGGCATACACCAGTAATCTCAAGGCTGATGATACGGTGGCTCAAATGGTAAATGCTTTGCTTGGCCTATCGGGAATGCTTGTTATTCTACCTTGGGCGATTGTTTTGTCACCTCTTATTTGGACGGATGAGTATCAATATGGTACTCTGAAACAACTGTTTCTGCATACGTCCTCGCGCTCAAGGTTGTATGTTGCAAAAATTGCTGCGATGATTTTGCTCATCATTACGGGTGTTGTTAATATATTCATTGTTTCTTTGTTAGTGAATCTTCTGATGGCTCCAAAAAACATACAATGGGGCGACATGACGGATGTTATATACTCTATCGGAGCAATCGTATTGCAATGTTGCCTATATGCAAGTCTAGCATCCTTGATTGGCGTGTGGACGAGATCAGCTGCTATCGCAGTAGGCAGTAGCTTAGTGCTATACTTTTTACAAATGATATTTGGAGGTAGTCTCTTATCTACATCATGGACACACATTCTATTCATTCATCATGATGATTTAAGTGTTTATTGGAGCACGTCACAATATAAATCGGAATTAGTTGGCTTACCTATGTCGTTAGCGATAGATATCGCCTATATTTTGTTTTTCTTTGCAATTGGATTATGGTTGTTCGTCAAAGAGAGAGGAGCAGACTAAACATAACACCGAGCTAAGAATGAGCAAATTAGGATACAGTTATGTCGCTTATGCCGATACTCGGGATAACGGTATGGAAGACAAAATAATGAATGTGAAACTGAAAGTAGCCAATAATGATAAGTGACAATTGATTACGCTAGTCCAATAAACCAGCAGCAGTCTAGGACTTTATTTTTTATGTCAAAGACTACCGCTGGTTTTACATTAAAGTCAGTCTAACATTTTATATTTTTCGGAAAGAAACAATAAAATCAGCATCTGCCTTCCGTGCCTACATGCTCGTAAACTAGAATTTGAAGCTTACTTTAAACATAGACGACGTATGTGCCATCGCCACAGGGTGCCGTTCGTTTTGAGGCAGATCCAGGCAAGCAGACTCATGTGCATCAACTGTAAAAGAAGATGATTTGTGTATTCGAGATTTGGGCTATTTGGAGTCACACGACTGAAAAAAGAAAATTATACGTTAAGGAATTTTCTTACATTTTCAATTAATAGATGAACCAAGCCCTTGTGTAGCAATAGAACAGGATAACGCAACAAGCATTAGCGGACATTAGAAATGATAAAAATGTACTTTTTATTTGAAAATGGCTTAATTTTAGATACATTTTCATTCTTATGAAGCAAAAAAATAGAATTTCTGTACAAAACATAAAATTATGTCTAAAAGTACAGAGAATCGGTTATTTTTTGTCTAAAATATGTCTAAACGTACAATTTTCTTTTTTTGATATGGTGACCCCTTTTAGAGAAGGGATCAATGTATGTAAAGCTTATGGTATACCTACAAATAAAATATTTCCGTCTAAATTCTTTAACTTTCCCCTTTTTATAGTTTCACATTTAATACAGAAAATGTTTTTATCGGAGAATACTATAGAAATGGTGGAAAATCATATGAAAGAAGGCTTATCAGAATGGGTATATGGATATAACGAAGTTTTGAAAGAAGGCTTAAAAAAGGAAATATCTATGCCTGTTTGGGCTTCATATGAACCATATATTCAGTCATGGCTAAAAAAATCCTAAAAACGTTGTAAATCCGCATTTTCCTAATGCTCCCCCATAGCCATTAAGCTAAAATTTGATAGTACCCCCAAAATGAAATTTTGTGCTAACTTGTAACAAAAAAAGCTCATTTTTTCATTTTGGGGTAATTCAGAATTCTTAAGTTGATGGACATGTGGTGCTACCCCATTTTATAGATACAATTTCATTCATTTTTTTGGTGTTCCGCATCCCATTCACTTAAATAGGATGCATATTCTAATTCATCTGGATTATCATGTAACATAGAAATAAATTCTAATTTATTTCCATCACAGTCCAGAAAGTATACACTTGCAGCGGGCATCCATCTTTGGACAATTGGCTCTTGATTTCCTTTTCCCTGACTTCCTATCACTTCTATTCCACGCTTTTCTAACCACAATTTAGAAGTCTTTAAAAACTCTAGATCTACACCAAAAGCAAAGTGTTTCGTCTCAAAGTCTTCNNNNNNNNNNNNNNNNNNNNNNNNNNNNNNNNNNNNNNNNNNNNNNNNNNNNNNNNNNNNNNNNNNNNNNNNNNNNNNNNNNNNNNNNNNNNNNNNNNNNAGAATCCGCTTTCCGATATTACTTCTTGAAGAATGCTGCACATCATCTTGAGTAATTGGATAATACGTAACATGAACGGTAGTTTCTGTAATTCCATACATATTAATTAGCTGTGTGTTCTGTTCTCCATACCTTTGAAACCATGGTAGCAAGCTGGTAGGATCGAGTGCTTCCCCACCAAATATGACATAGCGCAGATGCAAGTTTTTATTCTCATCTTCTTGTTCACACACTTGTATCAATTGTCGAAATGCGGATGGTGTCTGATTAAGAACCGTAACCTCTTCCTCTACTAACAGTTGATAGAAATCCTTAGGCGATCGACTAATCCAGTAAGGAACAACAACCAATCTTCCTCCATAGAGCAATGCTCCCCAAATTTCCCAAACTGAGAAGTCAAACGCATAAGAATGGAAAAGCGTCCAAGTATCTTTTTCATCAAACTGATACCAACATTCCGTTGATTTAAATAAACGACTCACATTGTGATGTTCTACCATAACTCCCTTCGGATTCCCTGTTGATCCCGAAGTATAGATCACATAAGCGAGATGTTGGGGACTTACATCAGAAATCGGTAAAGCAGTACTTTCTTTCTCAATCTCAACCTGATCTCGATCAAGGCAAATCGATTTAATATTCTCTGGTAACCATTTCGATTCTTTTAAACTCTCTTGCGTTACGACTAACTGAATGCTAGCATCCTCTAAAATATACTGAAGTCGCTGCTCTGGATATGTTGGATCAAGTGGAACATAAGCTCCACCAGCCTTCAGAATCCCCAAAATACCTACAATCATTTCAAGAGAACGTTCAACACAAAGCCCAACCAATGAATCAGGTCCTACTCCCTTTTTCTGTAGATAGTGAGCTAACTGATTCGCACGTTCATTAAGCTCACTATAGGTAAGCCCCTCCTTTTCATACACAACTGCAATGGCATTTGGATGAATCGTCGCTTGCTGCTCAAACAACTCATGGATGGTTGCTTGAGGTGGAAAGTCAAGCTTAGGATTGTTGAACTCTACTAGACTTTTTCTTTTATCTTCTTCTGAAATGATTTCGATCTCAGCAACCTTCTGCTTCGGATTTTCAAATGTGTTTTCCATTAATGCTAGCATGGTGTTAAAAAAGCGAATTATCTCTTCTTTGGAAAATAGCTCTTCACGATAATCAACATGTACTTGTAAAGAGTCTATATCAGTCAAATTTTCGATATGTACTGCAAAGTCTTGCACCTCTTCACGATTTGGAATCCAAAGAGAATCACCACTTTCAGCACGTTCTCTATAATCAATCGTAGTTCCAAAAAGTCGAACATTACTGTTATTCTCTTTATTAATCTGCTTTAATAACAAATCAAATGGATATTTCTGATGTCGTAATGATTTACTTTGTTTTCTAGACACTCGACCAATAAATGAGAGTACTTCTTCTTCAGGATCGATATCCATTCTTAGAGGAACTGTACTCACCATCATTCCAATTAATTCCCGCTCCATTTTAGTCATACGATTGCCGTAAGCCATTCCCAAGGCAATATCAAGCGATGAGGTCCATCGATACATCGACAACGAAAGCGCAGCAACAAAAAAAGTATATATACTAAATTTGTAATCTCCAGAAAATTTCTCTATCTTTTTCTTCAAATGTTCCGATAATGTAAACGTCTCACGTGATGCTCTCGTACTAACTTGGTAAGCATCATAGGGTTTCAATCCCGTCACGGATGGAAGTGTATTGAATTCCTCTAACCAAAAGTTTTGATCCTTTTGAAAACGACTGCTGTTCAAGTATGTCTGTTCATTGACTAGAAACTGAACATATGAGTTCCTAGGTATGCTCACATCTGTCTCACTATGAAACTTATGATAATATTTAGCAATCTGACTAGTAAAAATTTGGATTGATAAACCATCCATGATAATGTGATGGACATTGCCAAAGACGGCACACTCATTATCGCTTAATTTTATTAAAGCGAAATAGTATAAATCAGAATCAAATAATGTAAACGTCTCTTGCGCCTTCTGCTCAATCCATTTTTCCAGCAAATCTGAATCTCTCTCAGAACTGAAATCAAAGAAGTCAAATTCTCGTTCTTGATGTTTAACAAAATATTGCTCAGGTTCCTGATGTCCATGTTCTTTCAGCCTGATACACAAACCATCGTTTTCACTAATAACACGATTCATGGCTCGATTTAATAATGAATAATCCATTTTTCGATGGATCTTGAACAAGAATTTTAGATTACATATACCTTTACCTGAATAAATAACTTCTGTATACCATATTCTCCTCTGTGGATGACTTAAAAGATAACGCTCCTCATTGGACATAAAGAAATCTCCCTTCAAAGATTAGTTACTTTTATGTGTTCGTTTTCATGTTTAACCCAAAAATATTTTTGTAATGAAACCCCAATTACTCCAATGATGATGAGCCCAATAC
This sequence is a window from Bacillus pseudomycoides DSM 12442. Protein-coding genes within it:
- a CDS encoding beta-channel forming cytolysin, whose product is MTQKKKTKTFVQTLALATTIVGGSLAFNASFVHADALPKVEDIGQGAKIMHSLDSTYNADANIKNSIKVSFIDDPNTDKKYAIVFTEGSNIASSFLRSPETPSAASLTWPSVFKTGLEITSNDNAKFYKVAPKNEIESKTVSSTVSYNVGGGLEIKPEGPSSSASAGASWSNTISYEQPDYKTFVTNNTDKKVDWNVEFNQFYNKGYGPYNRDSGGFYGNELFMNSRTDPLINAGDNFTSDSQLPALVRYGFQPSTMAIIIADKNATTTDLSVKHARENDVYLLTYNPIKGWTGENHKNSTYGNHGTIDNYKLDWKNNKIIHQSSGLQSN
- a CDS encoding YhgE/Pip domain-containing protein is translated as MKTLKNFFKYRETFIGIATAVAFLLIFFCVWMTAYDGVTDRVDQLKIGLVNEDEQMGATIEKNLKKNLPFKVKSYGSVVNAKEDMDERNLDMVIQIPANFSSLLKEKNNTEIKYFINQANSSLTKQVMAGATKDITQTINKNVYTYKQKLILSNLPKELSTTIPSEELAQKLSANVTKVLNSLNIDSVQSSVKKTNNTEGFAATMLPLLIVLASWVGAMIMSLNLNTVATQLKTIHGKWSIFLTRQFINIVASVILAFVTILFMSLFDIKLNTNLFETWMFQTLVFFSFLSVTQMFVVLFGPAGMVFNIISLSLQLVTFGVIVPKAMLSDFYQIVGSYFPATYVSDGYYTVIFGGTDLSHDMNILLFISIITIFIAMGRIVLQKNTKTESNRLPTGKNSIVH
- a CDS encoding TetR/AcrR family transcriptional regulator; the protein is MNEMTNTSERIIEAFLELFRIYGYKGTTTRSISELAGVNEVTIFRNFGSKKMIMEKAIESLSRNVTLDKLMHEEMTWDLEHDLLHIAEGYHAYIEKMKDLILISFREAEMFPELNETIALIPKQLKEGLVSYFIEMNKRGKLIEIDMEAQAMNFIWMNFGYFLSNSRFGDDILLNSKEMFLKHSVQLFSRGLTP
- a CDS encoding ABC transporter ATP-binding protein, producing the protein MKTVLSVQHLTKEIKGKLIVQDISFDVVEGEIIGLLGANGAGKTTTMKMIVGLSTISAGDVHIAGYSIKSQFSKALFNVGAVIEAPAFYPYLSGYENLRQYQRLHKNVSKDWLLEVASLTGIEHALKQRVGTYSMGMKQRLGIAQALLRKPKLLVLDEPMNALDPAGVRETRNYLNRIAADLGVAIVISSHQLSEIEQMARRVVIMQNGCLVTEQRIDDGLNDGEFCITLHIDNIELTSEVLINLFGDDHHALGYMQTEKLSNGLHTMTVAIDEGQVPKLIRSLCDAGVEVHRVLSAHTSLEDKFLKWTTARGEVS
- a CDS encoding ABC transporter permease, whose translation is MLWNECLKIVNKRIFILSHIGFIVMTVLFSWAYTSNLKADDTVAQMVNALLGLSGMLVILPWAIVLSPLIWTDEYQYGTLKQLFLHTSSRSRLYVAKIAAMILLIITGVVNIFIVSLLVNLLMAPKNIQWGDMTDVIYSIGAIVLQCCLYASLASLIGVWTRSAAIAVGSSLVLYFLQMIFGGSLLSTSWTHILFIHHDDLSVYWSTSQYKSELVGLPMSLAIDIAYILFFFAIGLWLFVKERGAD
- a CDS encoding fosmidomycin resistance protein, giving the protein EDFETKHFAFGVDLEFLKTSKLWLEKRGIEVIGSQGKGNQEPIVQRWMPAASVYFLDCDGNKLEFISMLHDNPDELEYASYLSEWDAEHQKNE
- a CDS encoding non-ribosomal peptide synthetase, with the protein product MSNEERYLLSHPQRRIWYTEVIYSGKGICNLKFLFKIHRKMDYSLLNRAMNRVISENDGLCIRLKEHGHQEPEQYFVKHQEREFDFFDFSSERDSDLLEKWIEQKAQETFTLFDSDLYYFALIKLSDNECAVFGNVHHIIMDGLSIQIFTSQIAKYYHKFHSETDVSIPRNSYVQFLVNEQTYLNSSRFQKDQNFWLEEFNTLPSVTGLKPYDAYQVSTRASRETFTLSEHLKKKIEKFSGDYKFSIYTFFVAALSLSMYRWTSSLDIALGMAYGNRMTKMERELIGMMVSTVPLRMDIDPEEEVLSFIGRVSRKQSKSLRHQKYPFDLLLKQINKENNSNVRLFGTTIDYRERAESGDSLWIPNREEVQDFAVHIENLTDIDSLQVHVDYREELFSKEEIIRFFNTMLALMENTFENPKQKVAEIEIISEEDKRKSLVEFNNPKLDFPPQATIHELFEQQATIHPNAIAVVYEKEGLTYSELNERANQLAHYLQKKGVGPDSLVGLCVERSLEMIVGILGILKAGGAYVPLDPTYPEQRLQYILEDASIQLVVTQESLKESKWLPENIKSICLDRDQVEIEKESTALPISDVSPQHLAYVIYTSGSTGNPKGVMVEHHNVSRLFKSTECWYQFDEKDTWTLFHSYAFDFSVWEIWGALLYGGRLVVVPYWISRSPKDFYQLLVEEEVTVLNQTPSAFRQLIQVCEQEDENKNLHLRYVIFGGEALDPTSLLPWFQRYGEQNTQLINMYGITETTVHVTYYPITQDDVQHSSRSNIGKRIL